A region of Campylobacter armoricus DNA encodes the following proteins:
- the hemN gene encoding oxygen-independent coproporphyrinogen III oxidase has translation MKDYKSFVKYSKAGPRYTSYPTAVEFNTHFNYDDYIEILKQQKAQLSLYFHLPFCRSACYFCGCNVIYTAKEESKERYLNYLFKELDLLANIIDTQRKVAQMHFGGGTPTFFSAKQLETLILKIKNIFPNFTQDSEISCEIDPRFLNEEQADVLIQNGFNRISFGVQDFDEKVQKEIHRIQPFELTKNAVNMVRKKGINSVNMDLIYGLPYQSLESFKQTLEKALSINPDRFAIFNYAHVPWLKKNMRKFDENTLPSPDIKLQILEYCERFLTQNGYKMIGMDHFAKPQDELFKALENGSLHRNFQGYTTKGGTDLIGVGLTSIGEGKRHYMQNFKDMPNYEKAIDEGRLPCEKGIMLDNDDELRKAVIMKLMSNFALNIEKIEKEFKINFFEYFKQDLKELQELSEFVTINKSRISVNETGILLIRNIAMCFDKYLKRISEDKKVFSKTV, from the coding sequence ATGAAAGATTATAAAAGCTTTGTTAAATACTCCAAAGCAGGGCCAAGATATACTTCTTATCCCACAGCAGTAGAATTTAACACTCATTTTAACTATGATGATTATATAGAAATTTTAAAACAACAAAAAGCACAATTGTCTTTGTATTTTCATTTGCCATTTTGCAGAAGTGCTTGTTATTTTTGTGGCTGCAATGTAATATACACTGCAAAAGAAGAAAGCAAAGAAAGATATTTAAATTATCTTTTCAAAGAACTTGATCTTTTAGCAAATATTATTGATACTCAAAGAAAAGTAGCTCAAATGCATTTTGGAGGCGGCACTCCTACTTTTTTTTCCGCCAAACAACTCGAAACTTTAATTTTAAAAATAAAAAATATTTTTCCAAATTTTACTCAAGATAGTGAGATAAGTTGTGAAATTGATCCTAGATTTTTAAACGAAGAACAAGCCGATGTTTTAATTCAAAATGGCTTTAATCGTATTAGTTTTGGTGTACAAGATTTTGACGAAAAAGTTCAAAAAGAAATTCATAGAATTCAACCCTTTGAACTTACCAAAAATGCAGTTAATATGGTAAGAAAAAAGGGTATAAATTCAGTTAATATGGACTTAATCTATGGTCTTCCCTATCAAAGCCTAGAAAGCTTTAAACAAACTTTAGAAAAAGCATTATCAATCAATCCTGATCGCTTTGCTATTTTTAATTATGCTCATGTGCCTTGGCTTAAAAAAAATATGAGAAAATTTGATGAAAATACTTTACCAAGTCCTGATATAAAACTTCAAATTTTAGAATATTGCGAAAGGTTTTTAACTCAAAATGGCTACAAAATGATAGGAATGGATCATTTTGCAAAACCACAAGATGAACTTTTTAAAGCATTAGAAAATGGTAGCTTACATAGAAATTTCCAAGGTTATACTACTAAAGGTGGAACAGATTTAATTGGTGTTGGTTTAACAAGCATTGGTGAGGGTAAAAGACATTATATGCAAAATTTCAAAGATATGCCAAACTATGAAAAAGCCATTGATGAGGGTAGATTACCTTGCGAAAAGGGCATTATGCTTGATAATGATGATGAATTAAGAAAAGCAGTGATTATGAAGCTTATGAGTAATTTTGCTCTAAATATTGAAAAAATAGAGAAAGAATTTAAGATAAATTTTTTTGAATATTTCAAACAAGATTTAAAAGAACTTCAAGAACTTAGTGAATTTGTAACAATAAATAAATCACGCATAAGTGTAAATGAAACAGGGATACTTTTAATTCGTAATATTGCTATGTGTTTTGATAAATACTTAAAACGAATTAGTGAAGACAAAAAAGTATTTTCTAAAACGGTTTAA
- a CDS encoding (Fe-S)-binding protein, with amino-acid sequence MLSSDKIYNACVKCGKCIPVCTIHEINRDESTSPRGFLDLINAYENQELELDKNLKKTFESCFLCTNCVEVCPSHLRVDSAIEKVRYDIAQKFGIAWYKKLAFFFLRHRKILNILARLGYVFQSCVFKLQNKNLGMKTKFNLPLIKKDRLLPSLVKKSFLESNPTFINNQGEKTIGLFIGCLSNYSYTNTGFALLEICKHLKINVDLLKDQSCCGAPHYFTGDFKSVESLAKKNIIYFEEKLKTLDYIIVPEATCSAMINIDYEHFFHMQKNEEWAIRAKKISNKILLATKYFYEYTNLEELLKTKKKINTKIAYHDPCHARKMQGVFKEPRALLQQNYNFKELIKSNECCGFGGVSMQTDYYEKALQVGIKKAQNIQKSNVEIVSAECSACRMQISNALEYEKISTEFLHPLELIAKILQD; translated from the coding sequence ATGTTAAGCTCTGATAAAATATATAATGCTTGTGTAAAATGTGGAAAATGCATACCAGTTTGCACCATACACGAAATAAATCGCGATGAAAGTACTTCTCCGCGTGGTTTTTTAGATTTAATCAATGCTTATGAAAATCAAGAATTAGAACTTGATAAAAACCTTAAAAAAACTTTTGAATCCTGTTTTTTATGCACTAATTGTGTTGAAGTTTGTCCAAGTCATTTAAGAGTAGATAGTGCTATTGAAAAAGTTCGTTATGATATAGCTCAAAAATTTGGTATAGCTTGGTATAAAAAACTAGCTTTCTTTTTCTTAAGACACAGAAAAATTCTAAATATTTTAGCAAGATTAGGTTATGTTTTTCAAAGCTGTGTTTTCAAACTACAAAATAAAAACTTGGGAATGAAAACTAAATTTAATTTGCCTTTAATAAAAAAAGATCGCTTATTGCCTTCTTTGGTTAAAAAAAGTTTTTTAGAATCAAATCCTACTTTTATAAATAATCAAGGTGAAAAAACCATAGGGCTTTTTATAGGGTGTTTATCAAATTATTCTTACACCAACACAGGTTTTGCTTTGCTTGAAATTTGTAAGCATCTTAAAATTAATGTAGATTTATTAAAAGATCAATCTTGTTGTGGTGCTCCACATTATTTTACTGGTGATTTTAAAAGCGTCGAAAGTTTAGCTAAAAAAAATATCATCTATTTTGAGGAAAAATTAAAAACACTAGACTATATTATAGTTCCCGAAGCAACTTGCTCCGCAATGATTAATATAGACTATGAACATTTTTTCCATATGCAAAAAAACGAAGAATGGGCAATTAGAGCAAAAAAAATCTCTAATAAAATTTTACTTGCGACAAAATATTTTTACGAATATACAAATTTAGAAGAATTATTAAAAACGAAGAAAAAAATCAATACAAAAATTGCATATCATGATCCTTGCCATGCAAGAAAAATGCAAGGAGTTTTCAAAGAACCAAGAGCTTTACTACAACAAAATTATAATTTTAAAGAACTTATAAAATCAAACGAATGTTGTGGTTTTGGTGGTGTTAGTATGCAAACTGATTATTACGAAAAAGCTTTGCAAGTTGGCATTAAAAAAGCTCAAAATATACAAAAAAGTAATGTAGAAATTGTTAGCGCAGAATGTTCAGCTTGTAGAATGCAGATTTCAAACGCATTAGAATATGAAAAAATTTCCACAGAATTTTTACATCCTTTAGAATTAATAGCAAAAATACTTCAAGATTAA
- a CDS encoding alanine racemase, giving the protein MAYIEINRLAYEYNLDLIASKAGGYQKIICVFKDNAYGHGAKILAPIAKEKGINFVAVKDEDEAGELELFFENILILSHHPHTKENEKFIYALNDKNDIDKFKKNTKIHLVIDTNMHRNGILPEELEDVLEAIKKQKLQLHGVMMHFAGSDEIDASYFVQKQKFKQAKEQIYNLLQDEAKNLIFHSHNSEALFRSNQIEDDEYCRVGLVQFGYAYFNNNLRKVLSLWAERLSQRKLKKGQSVGYGGVYNAQKDIDIATYDLGYADGLFRYNGKDIFLLPNKKRILGKMSMDSFSCEDSGKVVCVINDANDMAKFFNTINYEILVKLSPRLKRIVV; this is encoded by the coding sequence ATGGCTTATATAGAAATTAATCGTTTAGCATATGAATACAATCTTGATTTAATAGCTTCTAAAGCAGGCGGTTATCAAAAAATAATATGTGTTTTTAAAGATAATGCGTATGGACATGGAGCCAAAATATTAGCCCCAATAGCTAAAGAAAAGGGTATTAATTTTGTAGCAGTAAAAGATGAAGATGAAGCTGGTGAGTTGGAGCTTTTTTTTGAAAATATATTGATTTTATCTCACCATCCTCATACAAAAGAAAATGAAAAATTTATCTATGCTTTAAATGATAAAAATGATATAGATAAATTTAAAAAAAACACTAAAATACATTTGGTTATAGATACAAATATGCATAGAAATGGTATTTTACCCGAAGAACTCGAAGATGTGTTAGAAGCGATAAAAAAACAAAAATTGCAACTACATGGAGTTATGATGCATTTTGCAGGTAGTGATGAAATAGATGCTAGTTATTTTGTTCAAAAACAAAAATTTAAGCAAGCTAAAGAACAAATTTATAATTTGCTTCAAGATGAAGCAAAAAATCTTATATTTCATTCGCATAATTCTGAAGCATTATTTCGTTCAAACCAAATCGAAGATGATGAGTATTGTAGGGTAGGACTTGTGCAGTTTGGTTATGCATATTTTAATAATAATTTGCGTAAAGTTCTAAGTTTATGGGCTGAAAGATTAAGTCAAAGAAAGTTAAAAAAAGGCCAAAGCGTAGGTTATGGTGGTGTATATAATGCTCAAAAAGATATTGATATTGCTACTTATGATTTAGGCTATGCAGATGGACTTTTTCGCTATAATGGAAAAGATATTTTTTTATTGCCAAATAAAAAAAGAATATTAGGTAAAATGTCTATGGATAGTTTTTCTTGCGAGGATAGTGGAAAAGTGGTATGTGTGATAAACGATGCTAATGATATGGCAAAGTTTTTTAATACTATAAATTATGAAATTTTAGTCAAACTTTCTCCGCGACTAAAGCGAATTGTTGTTTAG
- a CDS encoding L,D-transpeptidase family protein — protein sequence MLKIILVLFGLLIFANAENLAKIYLNEGIGAVEKILEQELSKKDFWLDEIRDKNVSLGYYEEKVAIVLTNKSDKVIRVYHYDNGKIEKKFIQKDVLTGLAGDKEIEGDLKTPIGFYELGKKFYPGDPYYGPFAFATTYPNVLDKTLGKTGGGIWIHGYPLDGTRLDTYKTRGCIAVHNDLLEEFNKLVADRKAYAMTEEKNKITTNSDEVAILLANLYAWKDSWQKSDIKKYLSFYDQKIFKHKNKIDYKQFAKTKERIFAKKEEKSIKFSDISISPYPNIKNEKIFRIGFYEDYYTLNYKFKGEKVLYVKLQDDKMQILAEQ from the coding sequence TTGTTAAAAATTATACTAGTGTTGTTTGGTCTATTAATATTTGCTAATGCAGAAAATCTTGCAAAAATTTACTTAAATGAAGGTATTGGTGCTGTTGAAAAAATACTAGAGCAAGAATTAAGTAAAAAAGATTTTTGGTTAGATGAGATTAGAGATAAAAATGTAAGTTTGGGTTATTATGAAGAAAAAGTAGCTATAGTTTTAACCAATAAAAGTGATAAAGTTATAAGAGTTTATCATTATGATAATGGAAAAATAGAAAAAAAATTCATACAAAAAGATGTTTTAACAGGTTTAGCAGGAGATAAGGAAATAGAAGGGGATTTAAAAACACCTATAGGTTTTTATGAGTTGGGTAAAAAATTTTATCCTGGTGATCCTTATTATGGACCATTTGCTTTTGCTACAACTTATCCAAATGTCCTTGATAAAACTTTAGGAAAAACAGGTGGTGGAATTTGGATTCATGGTTATCCTTTAGATGGCACGCGTTTAGATACTTATAAGACTAGAGGATGTATTGCTGTTCATAATGATTTATTGGAAGAGTTTAATAAATTAGTAGCAGATAGAAAAGCATATGCAATGACTGAAGAAAAAAATAAAATAACTACAAATAGCGATGAAGTGGCTATTTTATTAGCAAATTTATATGCTTGGAAAGATAGTTGGCAAAAAAGTGATATAAAAAAATACCTTTCCTTTTATGATCAAAAAATATTTAAACATAAAAATAAAATAGATTATAAGCAATTTGCAAAAACAAAGGAGCGAATTTTTGCAAAAAAAGAAGAAAAGAGTATTAAATTTTCTGATATTAGCATAAGTCCATATCCTAATATTAAAAATGAAAAAATTTTTAGAATAGGTTTTTATGAAGACTATTATACTTTAAATTATAAATTTAAAGGTGAAAAAGTTCTTTATGTAAAACTTCAAGATGATAAAATGCAAATATTAGCTGAACAATAA
- a CDS encoding copper chaperone PCu(A)C yields the protein MKKILSLCMLATFILANEITIEDPYVRQTPPNSKTTAFFLELKNNSDKDIKLVKAQSSLSDTTEIHDHIMENGKKMMVQIPQITIKANSSTQLKPGGKHIMVLNLKENITSQTKANLTLYFDDNSTIELKDISSRSIKK from the coding sequence ATGAAAAAAATTCTAAGTTTATGTATGTTAGCTACTTTTATTTTAGCAAATGAAATCACAATTGAAGATCCATATGTTAGACAAACTCCTCCAAATTCTAAAACTACAGCTTTCTTTTTAGAATTAAAAAATAATTCTGATAAAGATATTAAACTTGTAAAAGCACAAAGTTCACTAAGCGATACAACTGAAATTCACGATCATATTATGGAAAATGGAAAAAAAATGATGGTGCAAATTCCGCAAATTACAATAAAAGCCAACTCAAGTACTCAATTAAAACCAGGTGGAAAACATATAATGGTTCTAAATCTTAAAGAAAATATCACCTCTCAAACCAAAGCTAATTTAACTCTATATTTTGATGATAATAGCACTATTGAATTAAAAGACATAAGCTCAAGAAGTATTAAAAAATAA
- a CDS encoding SCO family protein: MKKINLFLLIIVIFGVFYISVQYFESNKYNFHLNSEKGMLSLKDFIGKKLIVYFGYTYCPDVCPTELALIGNVLEKIPNREKAHIVFISLDPQRDSNLTQTSQWVKYFYPNSTALVANNEKELEKITKNYGVIYEKVQLKDSAMKYSIAHSGEFYLIDEKGKFVKTIKDISYENFYNEIKKFLNE, from the coding sequence ATGAAAAAAATAAATTTATTTTTGTTAATTATTGTAATTTTTGGTGTATTTTATATTTCTGTACAATACTTTGAGAGCAATAAATATAATTTTCACTTAAATTCTGAAAAAGGTATGCTTAGTTTGAAGGATTTTATAGGTAAAAAGCTTATTGTATATTTTGGATATACCTATTGCCCTGATGTTTGTCCAACAGAACTTGCTTTAATTGGAAATGTTTTAGAAAAAATACCAAATAGAGAAAAGGCTCATATAGTATTTATTTCACTAGATCCGCAAAGAGATAGCAATTTAACACAAACTAGCCAATGGGTTAAATATTTTTATCCAAATTCTACAGCATTAGTTGCTAATAATGAAAAAGAATTAGAAAAAATTACTAAAAATTATGGCGTTATTTATGAAAAAGTGCAATTAAAAGATTCTGCTATGAAATATTCCATAGCACATAGTGGTGAATTTTATCTTATTGATGAGAAAGGAAAATTTGTAAAAACTATAAAAGATATAAGCTATGAAAATTTTTATAATGAAATAAAAAAATTTTTAAACGAATAA
- a CDS encoding ABC transporter permease has product MQKSVPYYLLFKYLRFDKDQPFIMLSKILAFLGVSIGLCVLLVAMAIMNGFDKEFEKKLFTMNYPITILPRFGASIDDNLIKELKDNFPNLLFSPYISTQVITRNNLKLEGGVLFGVNFEDEKKINEVVLEALKDNTLQGFDILIGKGLKDEFVLDFNDKLTLIFSNLDASGLSLIPKIKRFNVKAEFSSGLLAYDKAYMYVDVDALAKILSYPKGVYDGIHIYSAKPFEDIKQIEAFVGKKFASIGWWEQNGNFFAALALEKRALFIVLMLIILVASLNIVSSLLMIVMNRRSEIALLLSLGVSKLEIKKTFFSLGFLIGGSGIVLGIILAGIILWVLGNFDIVSLPSDVYGMSKLPLNLSLIDFCLTVLGAVIIVSLSSYYPAKKATQVDILDTLRNE; this is encoded by the coding sequence ATGCAAAAAAGTGTCCCTTATTATTTATTGTTTAAATATTTGCGTTTTGATAAAGATCAACCTTTTATTATGCTATCAAAAATTTTAGCATTTTTGGGTGTAAGTATAGGACTTTGTGTGCTTTTAGTCGCTATGGCTATTATGAATGGTTTTGATAAAGAATTTGAAAAAAAACTTTTTACTATGAATTATCCTATTACAATACTGCCGCGTTTTGGAGCAAGTATAGATGATAATTTGATTAAAGAATTAAAAGATAATTTTCCTAATTTATTGTTTAGTCCTTATATTAGCACTCAAGTAATTACAAGAAATAATCTAAAATTAGAAGGTGGAGTATTATTTGGTGTTAATTTTGAAGATGAAAAAAAAATCAATGAAGTTGTGTTAGAAGCTTTAAAAGATAATACATTGCAAGGATTTGACATATTAATAGGCAAAGGGTTGAAAGATGAGTTTGTTTTAGATTTCAATGATAAATTAACACTAATTTTTTCAAATTTAGATGCTAGTGGATTATCATTAATACCTAAAATTAAGCGTTTTAATGTAAAGGCTGAGTTTTCTTCTGGATTGCTTGCTTATGATAAAGCTTATATGTATGTAGATGTAGATGCTTTGGCTAAAATTTTATCCTATCCAAAGGGTGTTTATGATGGTATTCATATATACTCAGCTAAGCCTTTTGAAGATATTAAACAAATAGAAGCATTTGTTGGAAAAAAATTTGCAAGTATAGGTTGGTGGGAGCAAAATGGAAATTTCTTTGCAGCATTAGCTTTAGAAAAAAGAGCATTATTTATAGTATTAATGTTGATTATTTTAGTAGCAAGTTTAAATATAGTCAGTTCTTTGTTGATGATAGTTATGAATAGGCGAAGTGAAATAGCTTTATTACTTTCTTTGGGGGTTAGTAAGTTAGAGATTAAAAAAACATTTTTTTCTTTAGGTTTTTTAATAGGTGGTAGTGGAATTGTATTAGGAATTATTCTTGCAGGTATAATTTTATGGGTGCTTGGAAATTTTGACATAGTTTCTTTACCAAGTGATGTTTATGGTATGAGTAAGTTGCCATTAAATCTTTCATTGATTGATTTTTGTTTAACGGTTTTAGGTGCTGTGATTATAGTAAGTTTATCATCTTATTACCCTGCCAAAAAAGCAACACAAGTGGATATTTTAGATACTTTGAGAAACGAATAA
- a CDS encoding LPP20 family lipoprotein, with product MKKVVFMFCLALSFSACALDQRGVNPNQTQASQATSSDIVVQKVDKDDVRNIIREEKMLANDTSTDNDLTFTAVGEGIAPLNTVSVGQALALAKRAAITDAYRQLASKLYGVRVNGKDTVKDAMLKSSTITAQVNGLIKNASVVDQDFKDGLYRVNVELKIDADKWKELFAY from the coding sequence ATGAAAAAAGTTGTTTTTATGTTTTGTTTGGCTTTGAGTTTTAGTGCTTGTGCATTAGATCAAAGAGGTGTGAATCCAAATCAAACTCAAGCTTCTCAAGCTACAAGCTCTGATATTGTGGTTCAAAAGGTTGATAAAGATGATGTGCGTAATATCATTAGGGAAGAAAAAATGCTTGCAAATGATACAAGTACAGATAATGATTTAACTTTTACAGCAGTAGGTGAGGGTATAGCTCCTTTAAATACAGTTTCAGTGGGACAAGCTTTGGCTTTGGCTAAAAGAGCTGCTATTACAGATGCTTATAGACAATTAGCAAGTAAATTATACGGAGTAAGAGTTAATGGTAAAGATACTGTAAAAGATGCAATGCTTAAAAGCTCAACTATTACAGCACAAGTTAATGGTTTGATTAAGAATGCAAGTGTTGTTGATCAAGATTTTAAAGATGGTCTTTATAGAGTAAATGTAGAATTAAAAATTGATGCTGACAAGTGGAAAGAATTGTTTGCTTATTAA
- the gyrA gene encoding DNA gyrase subunit A, whose protein sequence is MENIFTKDSDIENIDIESSIKNSYLDYSMSVIIGRALPDARDGLKPVHRRILYAMNDLGVGSRSAYKKSARIVGDVIGKYHPHGDTAVYDALVRMAQDFSMRYPSVDGQGNFGSIDGDGAAAMRYTEARMTILAEELLRDIDKDTVDFVPNYDDSMSEPDVLPARVPNLLLNGSSGIAVGMATNIPPHSLNELIDGLLYLIDNKNASLEEIMQFIKGPDFPTSGIIFGKKGIIEAYRTGRGRVKVRAKTHIEKRANKDIIVIDELPYQTNKARLIEQIAELAKEKQIEGIAEVRDESDREGIRVVIELKRDAMSEIVLNNLFKSTTMESTFGVIMLAIHNKEPKVFSLIELLNLFLNHRKTVIIRRTIYELQKARARAHILEGLKIALDNIDEVIALIKNSPDNPTAKTLLMQKFGLSELQSNAILDMKLGRLTGLEREKIDNELRELLAEIQRLDQILKSETLLENLIKDELKEIRAKFDVPRITQIEDDYDDIDIEDLIPNENMVVTITHRGYIKRVPSKQYEKQKRGGKGKVAVTTYDDDFIESFFTANTHDTLMFVTDRGQLYWLKVYKIPEGSRTAKGKAVVNLINLQADEKIMAIIPTTDFDENKSLCFFTKNGIVKRTNLSEYQNIRSVGVRAINLDEDDGLVTAIIVARDENEMLNSQTNENEILDDENIEENTKGKMLFAVTKKGMCIKFPLARVREIGRVSRGVTAIKFKEKDDEVVGAVVIENDVQEILSVSAKGIGKRTDAGEYRLQSRGGKGVICMKLTAKTKDLIGIVIVDETMDLMALTSSGKMIRVDMQSIRKAGRNTSGVIVVNVENDEVVSIAKCPKEEEEDLENETNMDLNLE, encoded by the coding sequence ATGGAAAATATTTTTACTAAGGATTCAGATATTGAAAATATAGATATAGAAAGTTCTATAAAAAATAGTTATTTAGATTATTCTATGAGTGTTATTATAGGCCGTGCCTTACCTGATGCTAGAGATGGGCTTAAGCCAGTTCATAGAAGAATTTTGTATGCTATGAATGATTTAGGTGTTGGAAGTCGTAGTGCGTATAAAAAATCAGCGCGTATAGTAGGGGATGTAATCGGTAAATACCACCCGCATGGCGATACTGCTGTATATGATGCTTTAGTTAGAATGGCTCAAGATTTTTCTATGCGTTATCCGAGCGTAGATGGTCAAGGAAACTTTGGTTCAATTGATGGAGACGGTGCTGCTGCGATGCGTTATACTGAAGCTAGAATGACGATTTTAGCTGAAGAGCTTTTGCGTGATATAGATAAAGATACAGTTGATTTTGTGCCAAATTATGATGATTCTATGAGTGAGCCTGATGTTTTGCCTGCTAGAGTTCCGAATTTATTGCTTAATGGTTCAAGTGGTATTGCGGTAGGTATGGCTACCAATATTCCTCCTCATAGTTTAAATGAACTTATTGATGGTTTGCTTTATTTAATTGATAATAAAAACGCAAGTTTAGAAGAGATTATGCAATTTATTAAAGGGCCTGATTTTCCAACTAGTGGTATTATCTTTGGTAAAAAAGGTATTATAGAAGCTTATCGTACTGGTAGGGGTAGGGTTAAGGTAAGAGCAAAAACTCATATTGAAAAAAGAGCTAATAAAGACATTATTGTTATAGATGAACTTCCTTATCAAACTAATAAAGCAAGATTAATAGAGCAAATTGCAGAGCTTGCAAAAGAAAAGCAAATCGAAGGTATTGCTGAAGTTAGAGATGAGAGCGATAGAGAGGGAATCCGTGTAGTTATAGAGTTAAAACGCGATGCTATGAGTGAGATTGTTCTAAACAATCTTTTTAAATCTACTACTATGGAAAGTACATTTGGTGTGATTATGCTTGCAATACATAATAAAGAGCCAAAAGTTTTTTCTTTAATCGAGCTTTTAAATTTATTTTTAAATCATAGAAAAACTGTAATTATTAGAAGAACAATTTATGAATTACAAAAAGCTAGAGCTAGAGCACATATTTTAGAAGGTTTAAAAATTGCACTAGATAATATCGATGAAGTGATAGCCTTAATTAAAAATTCTCCAGATAATCCAACAGCAAAAACTTTACTAATGCAAAAATTTGGTTTAAGCGAACTTCAGTCTAATGCAATTTTAGATATGAAATTAGGTCGTTTAACAGGACTTGAGAGAGAAAAAATTGATAATGAATTAAGAGAGTTATTAGCAGAAATTCAAAGACTTGATCAAATTTTAAAAAGCGAAACTTTACTTGAGAATTTAATAAAAGATGAATTAAAAGAAATTAGGGCAAAATTTGATGTTCCAAGAATTACTCAAATTGAAGATGATTATGATGATATAGATATAGAAGATCTAATACCTAATGAAAATATGGTAGTTACTATTACTCATCGTGGCTATATAAAACGCGTTCCAAGTAAGCAATATGAAAAACAAAAACGCGGTGGTAAGGGTAAGGTTGCAGTTACAACTTATGATGATGATTTTATAGAAAGTTTCTTTACGGCAAATACACATGATACTTTAATGTTTGTAACAGATCGTGGCCAGCTTTACTGGCTTAAAGTCTATAAAATTCCTGAAGGAAGTAGAACTGCTAAAGGCAAAGCAGTAGTTAATCTTATTAATTTACAAGCTGATGAAAAAATTATGGCGATTATTCCAACAACAGATTTTGATGAAAACAAATCGTTATGTTTCTTTACTAAAAACGGTATTGTAAAACGCACAAACTTAAGTGAATATCAAAATATTAGAAGTGTTGGTGTAAGAGCGATTAATCTTGATGAAGATGATGGACTTGTAACAGCCATTATTGTAGCAAGAGATGAAAATGAAATGCTAAATTCTCAAACTAATGAAAATGAGATTTTAGATGATGAAAATATAGAAGAAAATACAAAAGGTAAAATGCTTTTTGCTGTTACTAAAAAAGGTATGTGTATTAAATTTCCACTCGCTAGAGTTAGGGAGATTGGTCGTGTAAGTAGAGGAGTTACTGCCATTAAATTTAAAGAAAAAGATGATGAAGTTGTGGGTGCAGTTGTAATAGAAAATGATGTGCAAGAAATTTTGAGTGTGAGTGCTAAAGGTATAGGAAAACGCACTGATGCTGGAGAGTATAGACTTCAAAGCAGGGGTGGTAAAGGTGTGATTTGTATGAAGCTTACTGCCAAAACTAAAGATTTGATTGGTATAGTAATAGTAGATGAAACCATGGATTTAATGGCTTTAACAAGTAGTGGTAAAATGATACGCGTTGATATGCAAAGTATTAGAAAGGCTGGTAGAAATACAAGTGGAGTTATAGTTGTAAATGTAGAAAATGATGAAGTAGTAAGCATAGCTAAATGTCCTAAAGAAGAAGAGGAAGATTTAGAAAATGAAACTAATATGGATTTAAACTTAGAATAG
- a CDS encoding ComF family protein: MRCFNCQGFSFASLCSACKDEFLEYSLGIRKFDNDFKVYYFYQYEQIKHLIYYKHKFQGYFVLNALAKLSFAKFKDFFNPYCKINAIALDDNTHNGYSHTAILTHHLRTKFIKPMYHTLQATSKVRYSGKSLQFRKDNKRLYKLLRYPKYPVILVDDIVTTGSSLLEAKELLEKNNIEVLFALVLANAKSDII, from the coding sequence GTGAGATGTTTTAATTGTCAAGGATTTTCTTTTGCAAGCTTATGTTCTGCTTGCAAAGATGAATTCTTAGAATATTCTTTAGGAATAAGAAAATTTGATAATGATTTTAAGGTTTACTATTTTTACCAATATGAGCAAATTAAGCATTTAATTTATTACAAACATAAATTTCAAGGATATTTCGTTTTAAATGCACTTGCAAAATTAAGTTTTGCAAAATTTAAAGATTTTTTTAATCCTTATTGCAAGATTAATGCTATAGCTTTAGATGATAATACGCACAATGGTTATTCTCACACAGCAATTTTAACTCATCATTTAAGAACAAAATTTATTAAGCCTATGTATCATACTTTACAAGCTACATCTAAAGTAAGATATAGTGGCAAAAGCTTACAATTTCGTAAAGATAATAAAAGGTTGTATAAACTTTTGAGATACCCAAAATATCCAGTAATTTTAGTTGATGATATTGTAACTACAGGCTCAAGCTTACTTGAAGCAAAAGAACTTTTAGAAAAAAATAACATAGAAGTGTTATTTGCTTTAGTTTTAGCTAATGCAAAATCTGATATAATATAA